One part of the Botrytis cinerea B05.10 chromosome 8, complete sequence genome encodes these proteins:
- the Bcemc1 gene encoding Bcemc1 — translation MRLPLNLLCLTLSILPRTFAVFVDEAYTVDYHHELLGLPQSDTTFFYKPRETEHGALLYTLSDLGVLGAVNPGTGDVRWRQLLANGDNHGEGFLRPVEGAGTIISALGSRVDAWDAKSGRERWGNTFTGQAKDVEVVEGFDNIKDVLTLFEDAGKVVVRKLNGDNGDVVWEYVDASGDLPLQVSTNVRDIFVVTLHGSWGGYSVKVTTLDHLTGKRVTEYTLSTKGDVHTPEDVLLVGANSAAPIIAWTDRSLKSLKVNILGKPSDLQTLPLKESDGELTKVSIHAPSSAQSLPHFLVHSHSATSNRADVYHIDMKSGSISKAYEIPKLAGSGAFSTSSQAADVYFTRFTEEETFIFSSMSHGVLGRWPVKAEKQNDRLRFLYGASEVVHKAPDFYAVRSAMVSAEQDWVLVRNGAVAWSRVEGLSGVVAAEWAEIPASESLAETLEAEAHSNPLEAYIHRVNRHINDLQYLPAYLEKLPTRILSAILPGDLVTSNESVLERDNFGFNKLVIVATQRGRLYALDAGSQGRVVWGSKAFDIPAGKKWDVRSIFVNNAKSTTTVRGSQGEYIIVNTTTGMGLEAINPGQWPSVQSAAVVDSNLGRWVLPIGTNGNPGDLPKDWAPKEMLVVRGENGEVKGLKFDIQGADAKPLFTWSFQPPSGQRIVEVVSKPAHDPVASIGRVLGDRTVMYKYLNPNTVLVTAVSDESSIASFYLLDTVSGDVLYSANHEGVDTKKPIASVFTENWFAYSLWSDELSTTTSLHGSKGYQLIVTDLYESPIPNDRGTLGSNANASSLDPSDVPNAGPVLPHVISQSFVVPEAITHMSVSQTRQGITTRQLLCTLASNSIIGIPRYLLDPRRPVGRDPIPAEQEEGLLRYSPVIEFDPKLIISHKREVLGIKGVITSPAILESTSLVFAYGIDVFGTRVTPSAAFDILGKAFNKLSLVATVLALGVGVTILAPMVRRKQINGRWLNA, via the exons ATGCGACTCCCTCTAAATTTGCTTTGCCTGACTCTGTCAATACTTCCTAGAACATTCGCAGTCTTCGTAGATGAAGCTTACACGGTTGACTACCATCACGAATTACTAGGTCTCCCACAATCAGACACAACCTTCTTCTACAAACCCAGGGAAACTGAACATGGCGCGCTATTATATACATTGAGTGATCTTGGCGTCCTTGGAGCTGTCAATCCAGGCACGGGGGACGTTCGATGGCGACAACTACTGGCGAATGGCGATAATCACGGAGAAGGATTTCTGCGACCAGTTGAGGGAGCTGGTACAATTATTAGTGCTTTGGGCAGCAGAGTTGATGCTTGGGATGCGAAGAGTGGAAGGGAAAGATGGGGAAACACTTTCACAGGACAAGCAAAAGATGTGGAAGTTGTTGAGGGCTTTGACAATATCAAGGATGTTCTGACTTTATTCGAAGATGCTGGAAAAGTCGTGGTACGAAAACTTAACGGAGATAATGGAGATGTCGTTTGGGAATATGTTGATGCAAGTGGTGATTTACCTCTGCAAGTCAGCACAAATGTTAGAGACATTTTTGTTGTCACTCTTCACGGTTCCTGGGGAGGCTATAGCGTCAAAGTTACGACTCTTGATCATTTGACGGGTAAAAGAGTTACTGAATACACACTCTCCACCAAGGGAGATGTTCATACACCGGAGGATGTCTTACTTGTCGGAGCGAACTCTGCTGCTCCCATCATTGCTTGGACCGATAGGTCGCTGAAGAGTCTCAAGGTCAACATCCTGGGCAAACCAAGTGACTTGCAGACATTGCCTCTAAAAGAATCGGATGGGGAGCTTACAAAGGTCTCTATTCACGCGCCTAGTTCGGCGCAATCCTTACCACATTTTTTGGTACACAGTCACTCGGCAACTTCAAACAGAGCAGATGTTTATCATATCGATATGAAAAGTGGTAGCATTAGCAAAGCATATGAAATCCCCAAGCTTGCAGGCAGCGGTGCTTTCTCAACTAGCTCGCAAGCTGCCGACGTCTACTTCACTCGCTTTACCGAGGAAGAGACttttatcttctcttcaatgtCTCATGGAGTTCTGGGCAGATGGCCAGTTAAAGCAGAGAAGCAAAATGACCGACTTCGATTTCTCTACGGTGCATCAGAGGTAGTCCATAAAGCTCCTGATTTTTATGCTGTAAGATCAGCTATGGTGAGCGCGGAACAGGACTGGGTTCTGGTGCGCAATGGTGCTGTAGCTTGGTCTCGCGTCGAGGGTCTCTCTGGTGTTGTGGCTGCTGAATGGGCTGAAATCCCAGCCTCTGAATCGTTGGCAGAGACACTTGAGGCAGAAGCTCACAGCAACCCATTGGAAGCATATATTCATCGAGTCAATCGTCATATCAACGATTTACAATACCTTCCTGCATACTTGGAAAAGTTACCAACCCGAATTTTAAGCGCTATCTTACCTGGAGATTTGGTTACATCGAATGAAAGTGTTTTAGAACGAGATAACTTTGGTTTCAACAAGTTAGTTATCGTTGCAACCCAAAGAGGTCGTTTGTATGCACTTGATGCTGGATCTCAAGGGCGTGTCGTATGGGGCTccaaagcttttgatataccAGCTGGCAAGAAGTGGGACGTTAGGTCCATATTTGTCAACAATGCTAAAAGTACAACAACCGTTCGAGGTAGTCAAGGAGAATATATTATCGTGAACACTACAACTGGAATGGGACTTGAGGCCATAAACCCTGGGCAGTGGCCATCTGTTCAGAGCGCGGCTGTCGTTGACAGCAACCTTGGCAGGTGGGTGTTACCTATTGGTACCAATGGAAATCCTGGCGATTTACCAAAAGATTGGGCACCAAAGGAAATGCTTGTGGTTCGGGGTGAGAATGGCGAAGTCAAAGGTTTGAAATTTGACATTCAAGGTGCTGATGCCAAACCTCTCTTTACCTGGTCATTTCAACCACCTTCTGGCCAAAGGATCGTCGAGGTAGTCTCTAAACCCGCACATGATCCAGTTGCGTCAATTGGGCGAGTTCTTGGTGATCGTACAGTTATGTACAAATACTTGAATCCCAACACTGTTTTGGTTACAGCCGTCTCCGATGAATCCTCAATTGCCTCCTTCTATCTTCTTGATACAGTTTCTGGCGATGTCCTCTATTCTGCAAATCACGAAGGTGTGGACACCAAGAAACCCATTGCCTCTGTTTTCACCGAGAACTGGTTCGCATATTCTTTATGGAGCGATGAATTATCAACCACCACTTCTCTACATGGATCAAAAGGGTATCAGCTTATCGTCACTGACCTTTACGAGTCTCCTATTCCAAACGACCGCGGAACCCTCGGCTCGAATGCGAATGCATCAAGTCTTGACCCATCGGACGTACCAAATGCTGGCCCAGTTCTTCCTCATGTTATTAGCCAATCATTCGTGGTACCTGAAGCGATAACCCACATGTCTGTTTCCCAAACCCGCCAAGGGATTACTACTCGTCAACTTCTTTGTACTCTGGCATCCAATTCCATCATTGGTATTCCACGTTATCTTCTTGATCCCCGTCGACCAGTTGGCCGAGACCCTATCCCTGCcgaacaagaagaaggacTTCTACGTTACTCGCCTGTCATTGAATTTGACCCCAAACTTATCATCAGTCATAAACGTGAAGTTCTTGGTATCAAGGGTGTTATTACCAGCCCTGCTATACTAGAAAGTACTAGCCTGGTTTTCGCATATGGAATTGATGTTTTCGGAACAAGAGTTACTCCTAGCGCtgcttttgatattctagGCAAGGCGTTCAATAAGCTGAGTTTAGTGGCTACTGTTTTGGCATTGGGAGTTGGTGTTACAATTTTAGCGCCTATG GTGAGGAGGAAACAAATCAATGGCAGGTGGTTGAatgcatga